In Blastocatellia bacterium, one DNA window encodes the following:
- a CDS encoding aminotransferase class V-fold PLP-dependent enzyme: MNEALRRLFPITERYIYMNHAAVSPLPKPTVEAMRYQTEQVMRHGTVKLAEWWEAIERTRQKVARLVNARPEEIAFLRNTSDGLSVIANGLRWRDGDNVVTAECEFPANVYPWMRLRAYGVELRLAPERNGRVEADDLLALVDRRTRVLAISFVQYASGFRVDLERLGEFCRKRDILFVVDAIQGLGVLPFDVERFHVDVFAANGHKWLLGPEGAAVLYISSRVIDRLEPTLVGWMSVRNWMDSISADELTYDLTYRDGALRFESGVLNACGLCGLGASVELLLEVGIERIEEHVSALGRELCERLQAKGYHLVSSRRPGETSGIFCFTHPRYSARELAARLEERGIIVSARLGRLRISPHLYNTREEIIEVATHLP, from the coding sequence ATGAACGAGGCTCTCCGACGACTCTTTCCGATCACGGAGCGATACATCTACATGAATCATGCGGCCGTCTCCCCCTTGCCCAAACCGACGGTCGAAGCGATGCGGTATCAGACCGAGCAAGTCATGCGGCATGGGACGGTGAAGCTGGCCGAATGGTGGGAGGCCATCGAGCGGACGCGCCAGAAAGTGGCGCGCTTGGTGAACGCGCGGCCCGAAGAGATCGCTTTCTTGCGGAACACCTCCGATGGGCTCTCGGTCATCGCCAACGGGCTTCGATGGCGGGATGGGGATAACGTCGTCACGGCCGAGTGCGAATTCCCGGCCAATGTGTATCCCTGGATGCGGTTGCGGGCCTACGGCGTCGAGCTGCGTCTGGCTCCCGAGCGCAACGGGCGCGTCGAAGCGGATGACCTACTCGCACTCGTGGATCGCCGTACGCGCGTGCTCGCCATCAGCTTCGTCCAATACGCCAGCGGGTTCCGCGTGGACTTGGAACGGCTGGGAGAATTTTGCCGAAAACGAGACATCCTCTTCGTCGTGGACGCCATTCAAGGGCTCGGCGTGCTTCCGTTCGACGTCGAGCGCTTTCACGTGGATGTGTTCGCCGCCAATGGCCATAAGTGGCTGCTCGGCCCGGAAGGCGCCGCCGTCCTCTACATCTCGTCGCGGGTGATCGATCGCTTGGAGCCGACGCTCGTGGGCTGGATGTCCGTGCGAAACTGGATGGACTCGATCTCCGCGGACGAGCTGACCTACGATCTCACCTATCGCGATGGAGCGCTTCGCTTCGAATCGGGAGTGCTCAATGCGTGTGGCCTCTGCGGCCTCGGCGCCTCCGTGGAGCTGCTGCTGGAGGTAGGCATCGAACGAATCGAAGAGCATGTGTCCGCCCTCGGGCGAGAATTGTGCGAACGGTTGCAGGCAAAGGGGTATCACCTCGTCAGCTCGCGGCGCCCGGGCGAGACGTCCGGCATCTTCTGCTTCACGCATCCTCGCTACTCGGCGCGGGAGTTGGCCGCGCGGCTTGAGGAGCGCGGGATCATCGTCTCAGCGCGCTTGGGACGGCTGCGCATTTCTCCGCATCTGTATAACACGAGGGAGGAAATCATCGAAGTCGCGACGCACTTGCCATGA
- a CDS encoding ABC transporter transmembrane domain-containing protein → MNLAFWRSEETSQGSSATLSSLRLDGSRRTETSRARGWREFSRLLGYVRPYWGVFLLALFLMNAVAVLEGALRSLLVPISDGLLASSGIVASAPRAKNLVDFHRYLPLESERSWYLLAALMILITIAKGMAEFFSNYLMARIGQRAVFDLRCALYDHLLRQSAPFFSRYPTNVLTSHLVNDVEKIEMAVSRTLTDALRESFTLIVFLVIVFKLNWKLALLALGLGPLVYQATVYFGRHLRRTGRRVQEGYEQILNVAQETLSGNLVVKAFGTESLESERFRRAAHAVMRSVLKAARTAALSPPIIELIGIVAASGFILYAQRIIARREMTPGEFFVFLFFLFSLYDPVRKLSRIQNAMQHALAACHRVFTLLDTHTELTDRPDAIVLTSFREKIEFRNVSFRYPDAEEYVLRNVNLTIRAGEMVAIVGMSGVGKTTLVKLLPRFYDVTEGAILIDGVDIRDIRLDALRRLIALVTQEVILFNDTVRHNIAYGRPQATPEEIERAARAALAHDFIQELPERYETVIGERGIRLSGGERQRIAIARAILKDAPILILDEATSALDAESEHGVQQALLNLMAGRTVIVIAHRLSTVRRADRIVVLDGGTIVEEGTHADLLRRGGLYSRLYERQFAHQMSEVLSE, encoded by the coding sequence ATGAACCTCGCGTTCTGGCGCAGTGAAGAAACCTCGCAGGGATCGAGCGCGACCCTTTCATCCTTACGTCTCGATGGGTCGCGAAGGACGGAGACGTCACGCGCGCGCGGATGGAGGGAATTCTCTCGGCTCCTCGGCTATGTGCGCCCGTACTGGGGGGTGTTCCTCCTGGCGCTCTTTCTGATGAACGCGGTGGCTGTGCTCGAAGGGGCGCTGCGGAGCCTCCTTGTTCCGATCTCCGATGGTTTGCTCGCTTCCAGCGGCATCGTCGCTTCGGCCCCGCGAGCGAAGAACCTCGTGGACTTCCATCGCTATCTCCCGTTGGAGAGCGAACGAAGCTGGTATTTGCTCGCTGCGTTGATGATCCTTATCACGATCGCGAAGGGGATGGCCGAATTTTTCTCCAACTATCTCATGGCGCGGATCGGGCAACGAGCCGTCTTCGATCTCCGCTGCGCGCTCTACGATCATCTGCTCCGGCAATCGGCGCCTTTCTTCTCGCGCTATCCGACGAACGTGCTCACCTCGCATCTGGTCAACGACGTCGAGAAGATCGAGATGGCCGTCTCGCGCACCCTCACGGACGCGCTGCGTGAATCCTTCACGCTCATCGTCTTCCTGGTCATCGTCTTCAAGCTGAATTGGAAGCTGGCCCTGTTGGCGCTCGGGTTGGGACCGCTCGTCTATCAGGCGACGGTTTACTTCGGTCGCCATTTGCGGCGGACGGGGCGGCGCGTGCAAGAGGGGTACGAGCAAATCCTGAACGTCGCCCAAGAGACGCTTTCGGGGAATCTCGTCGTGAAAGCGTTTGGGACCGAATCCCTGGAATCGGAGCGCTTTCGGCGCGCTGCGCATGCCGTTATGCGCTCGGTCTTGAAGGCGGCGCGCACGGCGGCGCTCTCCCCGCCGATCATCGAGTTGATCGGGATCGTCGCGGCCTCCGGCTTCATCCTCTACGCCCAGCGGATCATCGCTCGGCGCGAGATGACTCCGGGCGAGTTCTTCGTCTTCCTCTTCTTCCTCTTCAGCCTCTACGATCCGGTGCGGAAGTTGAGCCGGATTCAGAACGCGATGCAACACGCTCTGGCCGCCTGCCACCGGGTCTTCACGTTGCTGGATACTCACACGGAGCTGACGGATCGGCCCGACGCGATCGTGCTCACGAGCTTTCGCGAGAAGATCGAATTCCGCAACGTCTCGTTCCGATACCCCGATGCCGAGGAGTACGTTCTGCGAAATGTGAATCTGACCATTCGCGCCGGAGAGATGGTCGCCATCGTGGGGATGAGCGGTGTCGGGAAGACGACGCTCGTGAAGCTGCTACCGCGTTTTTACGACGTCACCGAAGGCGCCATTCTCATTGACGGCGTGGACATCCGCGACATTCGTCTGGATGCGTTGCGCCGCTTGATCGCGCTGGTCACACAGGAGGTGATCCTCTTCAACGACACGGTGCGACACAACATCGCTTACGGACGACCGCAAGCCACGCCGGAGGAAATCGAGCGAGCGGCGCGTGCGGCGCTCGCTCACGATTTCATCCAGGAATTGCCCGAGCGGTATGAGACGGTGATCGGAGAGCGCGGCATTCGCCTCTCCGGTGGAGAACGCCAGCGAATCGCGATCGCCCGCGCCATCTTGAAAGATGCACCCATTCTGATCTTGGACGAAGCGACGTCGGCGCTCGATGCGGAATCCGAGCACGGCGTGCAGCAGGCCCTGCTCAACCTGATGGCCGGGCGCACGGTCATCGTCATCGCCCATCGACTCTCGACTGTTCGTCGCGCCGATCGCATCGTCGTTCTGGATGGCGGGACGATCGTCGAAGAGGGCACGCACGCCGACTTGCTTCGGCGCGGCGGCCTTTACAGCCGCCTCTACGAGCGGCAATTCGCTCATCAGATGTCCGAAGTTCTCTCCGAGTGA
- a CDS encoding YicC family protein, which yields MVRSMTGYGSAAYEGEDFSLRATVSSGNHRFLEIHIRLPEALGAWEPVLRKKIQERFERGRIVFALEFMPATPVWLTYEVNRPLVMAYVTALRQIRDEFGLSGEVDINALLQVRDLLRPRPLVEIPPTLAEKLETVTEDALRALAEMRAAEGAHLRQDLLARLALIAEHLHAIEREAAALPELYRQRLTERWNEWARELPLDPTRVMQEILHFVNRADISEEITRLRSHLAQCRDLLDEGTAVGKRLDFLFQEMHREINTILAKAGNVALAERALAIKVEIEKLREQVQNVE from the coding sequence ATGGTGCGCAGCATGACCGGATATGGCAGCGCCGCTTACGAGGGCGAGGATTTCTCGCTGCGGGCGACCGTCTCCAGTGGGAATCACCGCTTCTTGGAGATCCACATCCGCCTTCCTGAAGCGCTCGGGGCGTGGGAGCCCGTGCTGCGCAAGAAGATTCAGGAGCGTTTCGAGCGCGGGCGTATCGTCTTCGCGTTAGAATTCATGCCGGCGACGCCCGTCTGGCTCACCTATGAGGTCAATCGTCCGCTCGTGATGGCCTATGTGACGGCGCTGCGCCAAATTCGGGACGAATTCGGTCTCTCGGGAGAGGTGGACATCAACGCCCTCCTTCAAGTGAGGGACCTATTGCGGCCGCGCCCACTTGTGGAGATCCCTCCGACGCTCGCTGAGAAGCTCGAGACGGTCACCGAGGACGCGTTGCGCGCCCTCGCCGAGATGCGCGCGGCCGAAGGAGCACATCTCCGCCAGGATTTGCTCGCTCGGCTTGCGCTCATCGCCGAACATCTGCACGCGATCGAGCGAGAGGCGGCCGCGCTGCCGGAGCTCTATCGTCAGCGACTCACGGAGCGCTGGAACGAATGGGCCCGCGAGCTTCCTCTGGATCCCACGCGCGTCATGCAGGAAATCCTCCATTTCGTGAATCGCGCCGACATCAGCGAAGAGATCACCCGGCTGCGCAGCCATCTCGCTCAATGCCGCGATCTCTTGGATGAAGGAACGGCCGTGGGTAAGCGCCTCGACTTCCTCTTCCAAGAGATGCATCGCGAGATCAATACGATCCTGGCGAAGGCCGGGAATGTCGCCCTCGCGGAACGAGCGCTCGCCATCAAAGTCGAAATCGAGAAGCTGCGCGAACAGGTGCAAAATGTCGAATAG